Sequence from the Thunnus maccoyii chromosome 22, fThuMac1.1, whole genome shotgun sequence genome:
AACATACTAATGTAGGCCAACATTAGAAGCATTTATACTTTATGATACTTTCTGTatgcactgtactgtatgtatgtgttttatgtgcacAAATTTGCATTAAACGTTTTTTCTAAGGTTCAGAGATAACATTTACTCCTTCATTTAATGTCATGTCGATTACGTAATGTTTAAGTCTATAAATGTGAGACTTTTCATCACTTTAAGAACCATATAAGGTTATCTGAAACCGTGAACGCTACATCACATCTCACCATAGCAACATGCATAACTGCTGTTTTACTCGTAGATATATTTACCAGAAGGTTTTGCACACAGACCAGTCATGCTCAGTTATGAACATGTTGAAGACTCATCTTTGATTAACTTTTCGAAAGACCATCAAATGATCCTTCAAGAAATTTAAAACCCAGATTTTGCCATGTacatgaaaaagacatttttctctggTTCAGCCAAATTATCCATATGGATTTAGTGTTTTCTgctatattgtttttttaaaactgttcaGTTGTGATGTGAAACCCTCATTACATTTGCCTTCAACCTTTGCACAAATATTTGTGAAAAGATGAAATAAGACTGCAGACACTAACTACAGTAAACAGTATGTATGAAGCAACGTGCATACTTACATAAAATACAATGGGACAATTagtgaaaaaaataagagatgaaaacaatcagttttctcgtgtgtgtttgtgtatcttaTTACACCGGGTTACTTCTGAATTCACCATTCAGCAATAACACCCTGAGACACCTGTATATACTGTGCAGGTATGGGAAGAAGCTAATTATATATCCTATCCAGTGTTTCCcttataattgtacaggcctggcgAGAaaccccgccaggccaaaaagatatttttttaatgccaaaaataacaccaaatatccattcattcggaaatcaatagtgtttgggagACTCTGTACAACGCTACTCCGAAACTTGAGTCAACCTCCGCGTCGTTGCCGAGGAAACgcttggtagcgtagctccgttaaggaatacgGCAGTACGTAATGTGTGCGCGTAGGTGACTGggtgagtgagagagcgagcggccAACAGAGAACtgaacagagaaatagagaactttttcatttaaaatggataaaattgacttttttgACGATCAATCTACACATAATAACCTATAATAACAAagcaaaaacttttttttttgcatttttttgttgctaATTTAGGCAAGAATACTTTCCAAAGCCACTATAAATGATGGACATGTTGCTTGTGCTTTCACTTAACTAAAATGGGAAGTATCGCAGGGTTACTTCATATTTCCACGTGGAGTTTCACTTTTAATGGCATTATACTTGTATTTTGAGTGGTTTTGTTCACTCAGCAGGTGCAATGCCAAATAAGATGATAATACATTTTGATTCTTAACTGTTAAAATCTTTTGACATGCATCGTGTAAAGCAGTTTTGACAGTTTTCTACCattaagatgaaaaaagaaagctgTATCCTTGTTGGCCTTGTCATACACTTTGATTCTACTCCTAGACATGAGCGGCGCATGACCAGTTTATCTGTAGATTAGTCTGGCTCCTGGATTAGTAGTCTGGATTACCTCCAccttaatgaatgaaaaaactaaaaacacaattataatGGACCCCAGCAAGAGGATTCTGTCATTATACTGACAGAGACAAGTGCTGGTAGCTGCTGTGGTAgtgaaataactgaaaaaatTAGTATTCATGCAAACTTTTAAGATTTATATAGGCATCAAGGTTTTAAggtgtatttttatgtgaaatatcCATCTACTTTAGTTTAATTACCCTAACTAACACGACTctgcaaaaataatttttgcCTTCAGCAAGTCATTTGAGCGATAAATAGAAGCCATACCCAAAAGTCACACCAGTCAAATTTCTGAACATTTTGAGGCACAGATCTTTTAAATGCACACTGGAggcaaaggagaaaaaataaacgGACAAAACCTTTCACACCAACTTTCATTGGCTCTTCCATTTCTGCAACAGCAGAGCTTAACGTTTGTCTTAAGTGACAGATGTGATGGATCGGGCAAAGCTGCCAATTTGCAGTATGAAAATGCACCGGCCGCCTGTCAGGTTACTGAGGAGCAGATGGGTTAGTGGGGGTCTAATCAGGCCAAAACTGAGTTAAGCCGGGCCGACAGCAACTAGTGGCACTAATAAAGATGAATTGAGGATGGGTGGCTTGTATCACTGCATTACAATTTCTGCTccttttggagaaaaaaacgCAGGAGCCAAGAtgatagaaagaaagaggggtGTAGTTTGGGGTTTTACTGTTAATGTATTTTGTGGCTGTGGTGCAAAAATATTCTCGGAAAAAAGACGAGAACATgcaaggagggagagagaaagggagaaagagagagggggctTGGGGGAGAGGGGGAATACACATATTATGGTAGATAAGGGTGCTTGAGATGGGGGTAGACGAAGATCCGCCCCTTGCTGGGATCTAAATGGGGGAGGGGTCTCCAACTGGTCAGAGAAACCCCTTCAGCAGGGGTCCATTGTCTACTACCCACAGCTATGAATAGAAAGCTGATTACAGCAGTCAGCATATTGTATCCCGTTGCTGGGGTGCCTATGGTCGATCACCACATGTTGCCATTCTGTCTGATGTCTCCTCATCTCATTTTCACATAAagtgtttcacagttttttcatTGAAAAGCTTTTGCTCGCATTTTAGATCTAAACTGCAGGCTGCAAGTGTTTTCCTCTCTTCTACATCATGCCAGATAAAGCAAATCCTCCCTCTCCCCATCTCAAAGTGACTTGTCTattattaaaagcttttaaatggaGCAGTGTCTTGGCTGACTACCAAATCCAGTGCCTTGTTGCCAGGGAAACACATACCCGTGGTCTcggctctcttttttttttccctccctggTGGCTCATATTTCAAAACTGTCAGCAATCTTGTGCGCTCACACTGCTGCCTTTCAGCTAAAAGCTTTTTGTGCTGCCAGTGAAGCAGAATGGAGGGGAAAGGAGAGCGGATGGGAGTGGttagaggagagggagggaaaatgAAGGGCCTCCCTCACCGTTGCCAAGGCAACTTGATGTCACGGTGACATCACGCACCACTAAAAGCTTTTAACCGGATTCCTCTCCTGCCTTAGGCCCCATTTTGAGTCCTCTTTCAGCTAGGCTAGGGGGAAGGGCACAGGCAGGAACGGCGTGTGTGCCTTCTTGCATGTTTCACTCCCTCACTGCAGACTCAACACAGCTTATAGCACAGTAAAAGACTTTCAAATTCAACCTCTAAAGAGCCTATTCCTGCAAAGCACAGCCAGCACAGGCCAGGAGAACCATTTCAAAGATGGCATCAGACGATGGTTTCAGCTACCTATTGCCAGGCCACAGTGAGAAGCACAGGAGGGCCCCAAACTGGACTGACGGTGAAATGAAAGCCCTCCTGTACGTATGGGAGGAACACCACAACGAACTGAAAATGAGCAAGAGGAACGCCAAGGTGTACGAGAAGATGTCCCAGAGGTTTTTCCAGCTGACCGGAGAGCAGCGTTTCAAAGAGGAAATCAAGATGAAAATCACCAACATGTCTTTCCAGTACAGGCAAGTGCAGCAGATCCAGTTGTCCAGCTATACTCCAAAATCCAGCTGTTGCATGATTATAAACATCTATTTTTGCTCCAACAGGCGACTGAAATCCACAGTCGGCGAAGGTGGTGAGATGCCGGACTGGCCGTATTATAAGTCCATCGAGAAGATCCTCTCCAAGCCGCTGGAGAACGGGAGGGTGAACTCTTTGGAGTTTCAGGCCTCCACTGCAGGTCCGTCCACTTCCTCCCAGTCTACAGATAACCTAGTGGCCCAGGCAGAGGAAGGGATGATGGGATTCCTGCCAGAGTACACAGGCTCCTCAGATGAAATGGAGATAAAGCAAGAGCTGGACTCTTTGAGCTCTGACAGTGAGCACACACAGGGCTCCAGGTAACAggagctggggggggggggctgttgtgagtgtgtgtgtgtgcgtgtgtgtgtgcgcagcgTCTTTTCATAAAAGTAATAAGATGTTAATATACTGACATCCACCATTCATAGTCAACTAAGCTGAGATAATGGCCCTTTTTTCTCCGTCATGTTGTAACGTGTTTCCTGTTGCATGTATCATAGGAAATGATACACTCTGTGAACCAGATTATTACCAAATCCAAAGACCTTCATTCAGGAaaactcaaattaaaaatatgtgaaCGGTATGTTAAGAGTTAACTTTTTGGCAAATAAATCTCAATTCAAGGTTCTCTTACTCTACTGTGTTTCTGAAGCTTTTAGCAGCTTTCAGCAGATAGAGCTGCTCAGTTGTCATTGAGATGGTTTAATTTGTTATCACATGTCggtcatgtgataacaggtGGTAATATGcaaaatgttatatataaatgtatctGATATAATATGATATGGGATAATCTATCATATTATGCCTTGATATGACCCCATGACCCCCACCAAAACACACCTGTAGGTGCCTTTCCTGTCACCTATACAtcactttcatttcactttgtatattctatgtttttttatgtgttattaaattattttcaatacaactttgattctttttttttattttggattttctgATAATGCTCAGAAATTGCTGACTGGACTGTTTTAGATCATAGCACCAACACAGAGGGGATCCCTTCTTATAAAACACAATCACTGCCTGCTCTAAAAAgttcccctctctcttctccagcTCCCATCCTACCTCAGCCAGGAAAAGGCATGCCAACAAACATCTGTTcatgaagaggaagaagctgCGGGTGATGCAAGCCATGCTGCAGCAACAGAAGAGGTCGAGCCGAGCCATAGAGGAGACGTGCAGGGAGGTCCGCCGGGCCATGCACCAACAGAACCTCCTCCAGGTCCAGTGTCTGCAGCTGCAGGAACGTATGATGAATCTCCTGGAGAAGATGATCCAGCCTTCCTCCCCAGCGTCAGCATCGTGGGCTCAGAGTGGCGTCAAAGATCCGGGGAAGCCGTGAAGTGAAGTGGGAGGGTTGTGGTCGTTTGGGAGAGATCATCGTCTTGTATCACCTCTAGCCTCTTTGgagaaagaataaaatatatttattttggatTTCCGTTCAACatcagacatttttattgtttatagtGTTGCATATGTCTAAATATATCCCTGATCAgcaatgaaatgtacaaaaaatatACTGTTAACTTGAATATCTTCAGTGAAAGATGATGAGCATGT
This genomic interval carries:
- the msantd1 gene encoding myb/SANT-like DNA-binding domain-containing protein 1, translated to MASDDGFSYLLPGHSEKHRRAPNWTDGEMKALLYVWEEHHNELKMSKRNAKVYEKMSQRFFQLTGEQRFKEEIKMKITNMSFQYRRLKSTVGEGGEMPDWPYYKSIEKILSKPLENGRVNSLEFQASTAGPSTSSQSTDNLVAQAEEGMMGFLPEYTGSSDEMEIKQELDSLSSDSEHTQGSSSHPTSARKRHANKHLFMKRKKLRVMQAMLQQQKRSSRAIEETCREVRRAMHQQNLLQVQCLQLQERMMNLLEKMIQPSSPASASWAQSGVKDPGKP